cacttgtAACAGTCATCTGCATAGAAAGAACTCATTTCAAGAGTTCACTGACAGCTAAAGCCTCAATTCTGGGGTCTTTTGTGTCTTATTAATGAAATGCAGTAGTCAGCAGCCTGTGAACTGCATCATGCCCACTACGCATTATTCAAAAATTTCACCTGACAATCTGTACTTGCTCTCTGTCCTCCAAGTATGTGCAGTCATTATTTAAACATTGACCATTTGTGTGACCAGAGGAATACTACCACCTGAGTATTTTACCTTTTTCAGAATGTCATCAACaagttttagaaatatttcatccaCATTAAAATTATCCTTGGCACTTGCTTCACAGAACCGCATCCCAGTTATTTGCTGTGCAAACtgatgggagagaaaataaaataactccATGAAGATATGTGCAAACAGCCACAGACAGCAAGTATATTTGCCTcataaaaccttaaaaaaaccccaaacacacaaCTTTCCCCAAATCTGTGACAGAGGTCTAATTCAATAAATAATCTAGAATCTGCATGGTACAGCAAATATTGCAACATATACCtaatttttgcttaaaatacatttattggAAAAGTGCTCTACATTTTTCCAGACTTAATTCATGTATTCAGTTGACACGTATTGCTGCAGACTGCCAAAAAGGAAGAACTTCTCAGAACAGCTAGTCTCAACTTTATTATTCAAAATGTAGAAAAGGGAAGTACAGATGCAAGAATCAGTTCCAAAATTACTTGAAAAGTTTGTAATAAGCCTTCACTTCCAAATGTTTGTGTATGCCCATACTGACATCATTCTGGTCAAGATGGTGCTGAGTATCACACTAAAACAAACATACTCTCTTGGCAGTTTCCTTAACACTTCTGGGGttgcaagagaaaaaaggaacatGAAAACAGAGGTGAGCCAAGTAATCAACCAGGGCTGTTGCCTGTCCAAAAACAGTACTGAGAAGCAAACATCTGAAAGAAGGCCCACAAAGATTTCATGAGTAGAGATCTCCATTTGTTCTTCAAGTCTTCACTATGTCCCCCAAAAAGGAGTATCCCCTACACTACTGGTACAGTGTAAGCCAACTTGTAGCTTACTCTTTCTTTAGACCTAAAATGCACTACTCCAACAGGAACACTTATAACTGCATAATATATACAAATGAGCACCACATGGATTTTGAGACCACCACCACTCTCAATATGCTCCCTTACGTGCAACAGTCCAAACAAGAGTAGCCATGGACCACCAGCAGCAATGTCACAACAGCTTTGCCTCTAAACCTGTCCTTaccttctctccctgctgccgAGTAATCTCTCGATCAACTTCACAGTCCAGTTTATTTCCAACTAATAGAAGCTCTGCATCTTCTGAAGCATACTGCAATTAGAACATTTCTAATTAACTAAGATTTTGTAATgcaaacacaacacaaaaaaggGCAATTCCACTACTAAATAAGGAACCATACTGACACAGTTTATAGGTAAGTGTTCTTCCCAaacattatttcaaaaaatcccaatttttaaattccatttttaaaacatgactTGAGAACTAGCTGCTCTAGTTTATCTAAGAATGAACACAATGACCTTATTTCACAGACAGGAAACAAAcaccacccccacccccccccacCACCCACAAAGGTAAGTGAGCAACATTAGAGATTTTCACTGACACTTCTAACTGGGACAATTCTAGTTCAAGAAAGCAGGAATGGACAACCATTTTGCAACAAAAACACATCAATATTAAATTCTGGCTAAAAGTAATCAATGAAAATTAGCTGACAGTAGTTTATTAATCCTAAACTGATGCTATAAATTTATttgaggggaaataaaaaaaaatccttgttaaaaaaaaaaagcacatgaaaagaaaatacttaagGCATACCTTATCAATCATTTTCATCCATTTTGGTAAATCATCAAATGTTTCCTTCTTGGTGATATCATACACCAAAATAATTCCCTTGGCACTTCTGTAATAAGCTGAGGTAATGCTGTTGAATCTCTCCTGACCTGCTGTGTCCctaagaagcagcagcaaacagtGGCACAAATATTTCACCAATTTGCAAAGTACAGAGTAactttgtttacattttaataataacACTCCCACATTCATTAGAGACACTACATTTCCTTCCATATGTGtgaatttaaggaaaaaaaaaaggaggaacagTACATTCAATCATAAAAAGTTTTCATATTAAAACTATTTATCCCATACTAACTTCACCAAGAAAGGCCACCAAACATTTCTACATCTGAGTGAAGCTATCCAGTGAAAATGTACCAGGAGATAAAGCCGGTTTTGTGTTattggggtttgttgtttgttttgtggacTTTTGGTTTGGTTCTTTAACAGCcctgaaaaattgaaaaaataaatggatacATGCTTATTAAACACAGCCAACTATAAAATAAGCAATGTACTAATCAATATAATTTGAGCTTTCAGATTCTTTTTTGATCAACCATAGCACTTCAGCCACAGTTCTAGAACTACTACAAAACCTACTGGCACAGAAGTGAACGATAAGAGTGAGAAGACACTAAGTGATACAACTTTTGCACTAGATATGTGGCTTTCCAGCTTGCATCTACTTATCTGAGGTGTGCAAGTAACATTTTTGTGCTCACTGTCAGCACTGTAGGCATTTCAGACAGGCTGCATTCACATTGGAGACAGATTTCCAGCAATGACACTAAGTCACCCATACTAGCTATGGCTTCTGTTCCAAAGTAGACGAGACAGAAGAGTTATTTTTTACTGAACCATGAAAACTTTTGAACTGCTTTTAATCACATCATCAAGCCTGCCTAGGGAAGATTTTTTGGCAGTTATACTAAAAAAATAGCTGGTGCATATCCTAAGTCTTAAAATGTGACTGGCATCTCAACTGGAAAGTAAGTTATATGGTGTTCCAAAGTGATCAAGCATTTGCTGCTTGAGTTCAGCCCCCAAAGTCAAttgataattttgaaatttcactGTTAGAACAAATTAAAAGATGGATCACAATTAAGAGTGGAGGGAGGAAAACTGTGTGCATGTATGTTGGGActcaaaacttcaaaattaatcCTCTTCAACAGTCACATTTTAGacaaaaggaggaggagaatgaGCTTGGGAATGAGATTAACAATGGAGACCTGAAACACttgttaccaaaaaaaaaaaaaaagtcatgtcCACAAAATGCCACATTGATTGTCCTAAAGTTTTAATCCTTTTAAGGTTCTATCCACAACAAGCAGTAGAATAGACTACCACAAGCCTATCTTACTCTGCACAAAATCTTTAGGAATTTCAAGCAAGTTTCAAAGTGAAGTATTTAACTTGCCCCTGAAATTGCCACAAGTGTACTTGATAGCAACAAATATTTGCtagtgattttaaaaagtaaagcagTGTCCACTAGAAAAAGATTTGGAACTTCTGCTTCATAGCTTGCGGGAAAATAATGACTTATACTTCACTGCAAGCCAAGGACGCAGCAACAAGGGCCAGAAAAGAGCAAATTCCTACTACatccatttttgttttatttttattcaaaccCCACTCTCAGAACTTAAGAATTATATTCATATAAACCTCTGGCACcctacagaaaatgaaaataggtAGCCTGTTTCAATAAAGTCAAACACCAGTAGTATTGCAGACCAGTTTTAGATAGTTAATTGGTTGTTTTCTTAATACTAATGAGGCATTTTTTGTAAGGCAATACAAGTTCTGGCAGctgatattatatatatataatattattcAGAGCAAGTAACTCTACATTCTTTTTCATTACTTCTTATGGTCAGATTCATTCTTTGGAAGGTCCTTTGGATGTTCAgtcttaaaaatttaataattttagtaTGAACCGTTGATTTTCCACATATGGATAACATTGCTCTAGTGCTTATGAACAGAACTCTCAGAATTATGACCTTGCAGACCAGCCCCTGTCATGTGTTGCTAACCCAGCCTACTGATGAGGTCTACTAGGGATGGGAGTTCCATCATTCTGAGCACAAATAACTACACGGTAGGTGGAAGGGCACATCTCATGTGGGAGAATATACCAATTCTATCTTTGTTCAGAGTAATAGGAAAAgttgctttttggttttgtttgtcagtttgttttgctggcagtcttttccctcttttctgtgTCCTTAGTgttacacagaaataaagaggaTATTTCAGAGTCACCTGTCTGCACCTTCAGATGAGTGCTAAGGACCTGTAGTAACTCCATCACAGGGTACCAGATCACGGAGTacataaattataaaaacagaggagaaacaaaTGTTCACTAATGTTCAACCACCCTCCCTGAAGGCAGTCATCAGTGGATAAGTAGGCCATGAAGAGAACTATGCAACAGCACACAACTCTCCCACTCCAGCTGTCTCCAGCCCCccatttccccagctctgctgagtaCTCTGTCTCCAAGTCCACCTGGTACTATCAACTTCTCCTCTCTCCACAACACTCTCAGGCTCTTTAAAAGTTTATAGCATTCCTAGGCAGCTGCACCCTGCGCTCCTGTTTGTGTAGGTCCTTCACCCAAATGTCACACAACCTGTGGTTTGGCTTGCTGACTGTTTGGGAAACACCACATGCTGTGGCCAGTTTAGAACACCCGTGGACAGTCTGGCTGCTGACTACTTATAATAAATGGCCAGATGACCACTGACTGACACTCGAGTCATGCCAATTACAGTGGATCATGGCTGACTTTCTTTGCCTTGACTCTCCCACACTTcacctctcctgcagcaggtggAAATGAAAGCAGTCAGCAGGTTTCTAATTGTGAGCATGATATTCTAACACTTATTTCATTtgagaagtggaagaaaaatagCTCAATTTGTTGTCTCTAACCTTACCCTTATGTTGTACTAGTCTTCAAACTGTAAGGTGAAAGCTGGAAAACTATTTCTGCAATAAGTAAGTTTAAAATGCAACCCCAGGCTACCTAAGTAAACTGCAGTTTGAGTATCAAGTTGATCTTCAGCAtggaaaatcttgttttctaCCAGGTGCTGtcatatttttcatgaaaatgtgCAGCAAATTTATCCaatgttgaggaaaaaaattacaacccCTAATGCAGAGCTAACATTAAAAGCACATCCTACTTCAAATGCTTTCTTCTAATGTGCAGGGCTGGAGTAATTATTCTTGCTATACTATTTTCTTGCTgcactcctgcagctggagtATTTTAGTATGAATAGCTATTGAAGCACTAGTGGAAAGCTGGAAGAAGAGATGACCACTGTTTAACTGGGCTAACAGTACATAGCTTCATGACTTTCAGAAGTGATACTAAGTGCTACTAGTTCTTTATTTGCTCTGGTCAGAATCAACACAATAGAAGAAGTCAGTTCAATTTAATTCCAATTAAATTAAACTCGAGAAGTTCAAATAAGAAGTTACTACAACTTAAATAATGACATGGCATAACTGAAAAACCTCATcagattactttttttaatgctaaaagCAGTTTTCTAAATGAAAAGCATTGGTCTTTCTAATTTGTAATCAGAAACATACAGTGTATGACTCCTCAACCAGCTATAATGTGCAATTAGAGAATCCAACTGCTTGATCGTTTTTACTTCCCAAACAGAAACTAGACATTGCTCCAAAACTACAAACACACATtacaacaaacaaaagcaaattaaaaaatcacacaaaGGCCATTTTCAAGTGTTGACTTGTCATGTTCTATGGCAGACTGCATAAAACACAATACAAATacagttaattaaaatatctttggataatttctcttttatataaATGTTCTCTGTGTCTATCTAAACCAGCTGAAACAAACACATGGACAGACTCAAAACTGTCTCTGGCTCTCTagttaaattaactttttatgAGTGGTGGTGTAAAGCAGTAATAggagtgaaaatattttgaaattaccTAAAAACTTAACACTAATTTAACACTTTCACATGCTCTATATAATTCTATGGAACCTACAggcaatattttcaaaaatgctttaaagtatttttagagGCTAGTTCTACCTGTGagacagtttttttttcctcccctaaaccacaaatatatttaagattttttattatataaataatttatttcagaggtACTGAACCAAAGAAACTACATTCTTACATATTCTAGAACTGGGACTTTCCAAGACAACTGTCTCTCAGGAAACAGAGCAGGCtgaatgtgaattttttatGAGAATGCACCGGTTTAAAAcaccttcagaaaaaaaacaagcttgTTTTGTTCCCAGGTTGCTGGCTACCTTGAGCATTACGCCCCCTGAGGTATTGGAGAGCTCCCTTGGAGACACAGTGACAAACTGGGCACagtggcagggcagcagggcagggcagcactgcttcccacagccaggTCCTTCCCTTCAGAGGGGAAGTTGCTGACTGCTGTGTCTGTGACTGCCCAGATTACTCAGGTGAGAGGGCACAGTTCCTGTCCTGCTTCAAAGCATCAGAGAGGGCTTCCTATTATTTAATCCAGTTTTCCAGCTTTGAAGAAGCACTGATTCACAGATGCTTTGATTTACCTGGACACTCGCAATATCCAGCAGTTCTGGTTACTCTACCTCATGACTTGAGCTGCATGCAGGTATTACTTCTTACAGGACACAGGAGCTTTTGTCAGCCCAGGACTGCATGGCAGAAGCTGATTTACCACATCCTACAACTTTTGGCAACACAAGGGGCACTATTAGGTGTTCCAGGTGGCACAGAAAAGGTGGATACTACTCTGTGTCTTCAGTGAAGCACTATCATTGCATAATCTAAGGTGCAGAAGGATGTTTCCTGACTGGAAGTCAGGGAAATAGGGAAAGCAGGGACTAGATAGGAAGCTAGAGGCAAGAGCAGATACCTCTGTGATCCTCAGGGCACAGATCCCCATTATTGAAGGAACACAGGAGATAAGTCTTTTTGTATTCTACTCTCCTAACAGCAGCAGGTGTGAAAGCTGCTTTCAAAAGGATGTCTTGCACACCTGATTGCTTGAAATATTCAGCACTGTACTATTCTAATGTATCTTTTGATAAACTCAAGTAGAGTTTTGTGGAAAACACTCTGCTGATAGTGGTCAGGGGAGAGACAGGTCAAGTGACCATAAAAATACCAAagtaaactttttaaaaaccattctTGTTTGACTCTAGAAGTAGAATCTTTGGATtgctaaaaaaataagtaaaatttcaTGCTTTGAAATGTAACTTtagtaattttaagaaaagaggTAAGTGTAAACTTCAGAAATTATCTGTTCACTGAACAAAACAGGTCTTTTTGTAGTAAAGTTACCACAATCAATGTATATAACACTACCAAGGAAGTATGAGGCAGCCTAAATTCTGTCACTGTGTAGGCATGAAAGGAGGCTGACTTATGATCAGCCATGCAATTGAAGTCTGCATTTCTAAACCTCCAAGTGTTTGACTTGGTAAATTGCTTTCCTCTTGAATCCAACAACTGGAGGTACAATAaggagctgaggcagctggggttgtttagcctggaggaggcCCAAGGGGAGACCTtgtcactctctacaactcccagaaaggtggctgcagccaggtgggggtcggcctcttctcccaagtaacaggggacagaacaagagaaaacagcctcaagttCCACtaggggagatttagattggctactaggaaaaaaaatctctttaccAAAAGGATtgccaagcactggaacaggctgcccagggcaacCCGAACAGATATGCAGACATGACCCTTGGGGCCagggtttagtggtggacttagCAGCactgggttaatggttggattcactgatcttaagggtctttttaaacctaaattattctgtggtAGTAAGAGTTTATATATGTAGGCCAAATAACAAGCACAACAGAATTCAGAATTAATTAGCAAAAGTTGTGCTTATCTAactgcttttctaaaaaaaaaaaaatggaagcatGCCAAGGCAGTTTTAAAGATTAAGTATAAGAACAACATTTTAACAGCTACGGTTGGAGAGAAAGTGATACTTAGGAGCAGGATGTCATGTTTATGGATTTGATCATATTTTGAAGTATTATCTCTTAATATTGTGTTTTCCTTGCCATTTTAGTAAGGCTTCCCATAGGGGTAATTATCACATCTTAGCAGCCTATCAGCTTTGAATtcaatttttaacatttcctaTATCCTACTAGCATATTCTCAATATGTGGAAAATAATGGTTTAAACAtctcttttccaaaaaaacttcactcctgtaaaatatttattcaacaCGAGAATTTTTTGTTATAGGCTTAGCACATTTCATAGTAAGAATGCATATTAGGCGTACATTAGCATCTCCACATCAGAATTTTTTGTTACCTCTGTCAGCTCCAGCAGACCCTGGCTAACAATTGCTGGCTCAACTGCCAGTCTTGTGGTCATAGGTTTCCAAACATGGACAGATGAATGAAGACATGCCACTAACATTCAAGTATTAGGTGATGGATGAGACCAAAGATGAAGCAGCAGTTAACTCAGAGGGAAGCAAGACAGACACATGGTGTGACAGACAGAATTGATGGTGACCTGCCAAGAGGAGTTAGTAAACTGAATTCACTGCATCCATGTAGTTAAGAATGAAAAACTACCAGAATATCCCAAAagtgtaataaaaaatatttagagctttttccccccctctaTGGATTGTTAAGAAGCTTTAACAGTTTAACTACAATGCCAATTATGCATCACACACTGTTAAGAAACCAAAGCTAAGCTTCTACATAGCAGTATATAAGATTAATGTATAGAACATAGCTGGTTTATTCTCTCATAATTACGTTTATGTATTGTACTACTCTGCAAAAGAAAGGAGTGTTTAGCTCAATAATTTCTAAACAATAAAAACTGTATCAATCACCAACATGGAGAACCATTACCAAAAATCAAGTAACCTACTCCAGAAAGGTAGAGTTTAGCTCTTTGACACTGAGCTTTCTGTAGCAGGACATCAGTACCAGTTAAGGTATAATCTTATTTGCATGggattgctttatttttccacGCTGTTTAGAGTGGATATGATTTACTTAAGTCTTGAATGCCCTCCACtttgaagttatttaaaaacagtGTTAAAGAAACAGCACTGCCTATAccaaattttagaaaaagtttAGAAAATACTTTACAGTTGCTTTATAATTGCTGCTACAATGAAGGTCAGTTTTAATCagtccagaaaaataaagaaaacaaaatatacttTCCCTAGTGTCTATTTAACACAGTCCACTTTTGTTGTTTGTAGAACTCCTATTTCTTGTGTAGGTGATATCATTCTTCCAGGAAAAGGGGCTCAAGGCCTCTGTGATGcattaatatttcagtaattACATTCATGCCCTACTTCTAACTTTatctctccttctcctcctttacCCTCACAAAAATCGAAGAtctatttggttttgtttaagtCTTGTGGGAATGGAGGAGAGAAGTAATAGGGTAAGAGCTAAACCAGCTTATAACAGTTAATAGTAGTATTAGACAAGCATATTAATTCATGCtagaacataaaaattaaaacatactGCTGGTTGCATGTTTGTTTTACTTACCAGATTTGTaatctaattttctttcctcttagCTCtactgttttgattttaaaatcaacacctataaataaaatacagtaaacagaaaaggaggaataaGAAGCAAAAGTAATGAGGGTGTAATTATTAATTTTcgatactttttttttttttttagatcaaCTTTTAACAGTCTGAACAAGCAGAAGGGTTTGCACCACTATGGTCAACTCAGGAACATCATGGGGACTTGACAACCACTATACAGCCTGTAAGCCATCCAATTTGGTAGCATCACAACATAAACCTTCCACTTTGTGCAaaatttccagcagcaggtaAACCCAACACAACAGTAAAACAACAGGCACAGTATGATTCTCTCCTATTCACCTTGACTGTCAAGGACAAGCCTGCTCTACTTCCAACTGGCACAGATGCCCCAGAGGCATGGAGCAGAACCAATCCCTCCGCATCaattttgctgtttgtgaaGCAGGAACTACACAGATCTGGCTCCCAGGATGGATGCTTAGCATCTGTAAAGTGCTGTAGTAGAGTGCTGGAATTGAGGTTGGTTTATGAAGAAGTTTGTCAAGACTGGCATTGTTAAGTCCTGCGAATATTTATTAACAAACTTCTTACATTCAAAGAggttatttgatttttaaaattttgttttataccTGTATGGTACTTTTATTCATTGTCTCAAAACCCCAGTCAAATTTTGAATGCATGCTAAATATCAAAGATAGAAACATGATGACTTTGTTATACAGAAAGATTtaacttctattaaaaaaataatgctggCCAGCAACACATAAGACATAT
The sequence above is drawn from the Parus major isolate Abel chromosome 2, Parus_major1.1, whole genome shotgun sequence genome and encodes:
- the RAB12 gene encoding ras-related protein Rab-12; the protein is MEPGSGLPQRRAGGGGLDLGAGSAAGSPALSGGQSRRRKQPPRPADFKLQVIIIGSRGVGKTSLMERFTDDTFCEACKSTVGVDFKIKTVELRGKKIRLQIWDTAGQERFNSITSAYYRSAKGIILVYDITKKETFDDLPKWMKMIDKYASEDAELLLVGNKLDCEVDREITRQQGEKFAQQITGMRFCEASAKDNFNVDEIFLKLVDDILKKMPLDVIRNELSNSILSLQPEPEIPPELPPPRPHVRCC